In Nicotiana tabacum cultivar K326 chromosome 17, ASM71507v2, whole genome shotgun sequence, one DNA window encodes the following:
- the LOC107832365 gene encoding L-ascorbate oxidase homolog produces MGKVALFYLICGILVFGSVSVVKAEDAYRYFTWTATYGTASPLGVPQQIILINGQFPGPKLDLVTNENVILNLINKLDEPLLLTWNGIKQRKNSWQDGVLGTNCPIPPNSNYTYKFQMKDQIGSYTYFPSTQLHRAVGGFGALNIYARSVIPVPYAKPAGDFSLLIGDWYKSSHKVLRQILDSGKSLPFPSGLLINGQKQSTFTGDQGKTYMFRISNVGLKNTFNFRIQGHKMRVVEVEGSHVIQSLYDSLDVHVGQSMSVLVTLDQPPKDYYIVASTRFTRTVLTATAVLHYSNSKASVSGPMPSAPAGQMHWSMLQARTFRWNLTANAARPNPQGTFHYGKITISRTFVLANSAPLINGKLRYAVNRVSYVNPDTPLKLADHFNIPGVFSLNSIQTFPSDGSPYLATAVFPASHHDFIEIVFQNNEATMQSWHLDGYDFWVVGFGSRTWTQASRNKYNLVDAPTRHTTQVYPKSWTAILVSLDNQGMWNLRSAMWDRQYLGQQVYLRVYNPTQSLANEYDIPTNALLCGKAVGRHP; encoded by the exons ATGGGGAAAGTTGctcttttttatttgatttgtggTATCTTGGTTTTTGGGAGCGTCTCTGTGGTGAAAGCAGAGGATGCTTACAGATATTTTACATGGACTGCTACTTATGGAACTGCTTCTCCCCTTGGTGTTCCTCAGCAG ATAATCCTGATCAATGGTCAATTTCCTGGTCCAAAACTTGATCTTGTCACTAATGAGAATGTAATCCTTAACCTTATTAATAAGTTGGACGAGCCTCTTCTATTGACATG GAACGGAATCAAACAAAGGAAGAACTCATGGCAAGATGGAGTTTTGGGAACTAATTGTCCCATTCCTCCAAATTCAAATTACACTTACAAGTTCCAAATGAAAGACCAAATTGGAAGCTATACATACTTCCCTTCAACTCAATTGCACAGAGCTGTTGGAGGTTTCGGAGCACTAAACATATATGCAAGATCAGTAATCCCAGTTCCATATGCTAAACCTGCTGGAGATTTCAGTTTACTTATTGGTGATTGGTACAAGAGCAGCCATAAG GTATTGCGGCAAATATTGGACTCAGGGAAGTCTCTTCCTTTTCCAAGTGGCCTCCTTATAAACGGACAGAAGCAGTCTACCTTCACTGGCGATCAAG GAAAAACATACATGTTCAGGATCTCTAATGTAGGTTTGAAAAATACCTTTAACTTCAGAATTCAGGGCCACAAGATGAGAGTCGTCGAGGTTGAAGGATCCCATGTGATTCAGAGCCTCTATGATTCTCTTGATGTCCATGTTGGTCAATCTATGTCCGTCCTTGTTACGTTGGATCAGCCTCCAAAGGACTACTACATTGTCGCTTCCACAAGGTTCACAAGGACTGTTCTTACTGCTACTGCAGTTCTCCACTACTCTAACTCTAAGGCGTCTGTTTCTGGACCCATGCCATCTGCTCCCGCTGGTCAAATGCACTGGTCTATGTTGCAAGCCAGAACATTCAG GTGGAATCTGACAGCAAATGCAGCTAGACCAAATCCTCAGGGTACATTCCACTATGGTAAAATTACAATATCAAGGACTTTTGTGCTGGCTAACTCTGCACCTCTTATCAATGGGAAGCTGAGATATGCTGTGAATCGGGTCTCTTATGTTAATCCTGATACTCCACTAAAACTTGCTGATCATTTCAACATCCCCGGAGTCTTCAGCTTGAACTCCATTCAAACTTTTCCCTCTGATGGTTCTCCTTACCTAGCTACAGCTGTGTTTCCagcttctcaccatgatttcatcgAAATCGTTTTCCAAAACAATGAGGCTACTATGCAATCTTGGCATCTTGATGGCTATGACTTCTGGGTCGTCGG TTTTGGATCTCGCACATGGACACAAGCAAGTAGAAATAAGTACAATCTTGTTGATGCTCCTACTAGACATACTACACAG GTTTATCCAAAATCCTGGACTGCTATATTGGTATCATTGGACAACCAAGGAATGTGGAATTTGAGGTCAGCAATGTGGGATAGGCAATATCTTGGACAACAGGTGTACCTCAGGGTCTACAACCCAACCCAAAGTCTAGCTAATGAATATGACATACCTACTAATGCTCTTCTATGTGGCAAAGCTGTTGGTCGACATCCTTAA